One genomic region from Delphinus delphis chromosome 14, mDelDel1.2, whole genome shotgun sequence encodes:
- the LOC132436914 gene encoding small ribosomal subunit protein eS12, with protein sequence MAEEGIAAGGVMDVNTALQEVLKTALIHDGLARGIREAAKALDKRQAHLCVLASNCDEPMYVKLVEALCAEHQINLIKVDDNKKLGEWVGLCKIDREGKPRKVVGCSCVVVKDYGKESQAKDVIEEYFKCKK encoded by the exons ATGGCCGAGGAAGG cATTGCTGCTGGAGGTGTAATGGACGTTAATACTGCTTTGCAAGAGGTGCTGAAGACCGCCCTCATCCACGATGGCCTAGCACGTGGAATTCGCGAAGCTGCCAAAGCCTTAGACAA GCGCCAAGCCCATCTCTGTGTGCTTGCATCCAACTGTGATGAGCCTATGTATGTCAAGCTGGTGGAGGCCCTTTGTGCTGAGCACCAGATCAACCTGATTAAG GTTGATGACAACAAGAAACTAGGGGAATGGGTAGGCCTCTGTAAAATTGACAGAGAGGGGAAACCCCGTAAAGTGGTTGGCTGCAGCTGTGTGGTGGTTAAG GACTATGGCAAAGAGTCTCAGGCCAAGGATGTCATCGAGGAGTACTTCAAATGCAAGAAATGA